From a single Herbiconiux sp. SALV-R1 genomic region:
- the folB gene encoding dihydroneopterin aldolase: MTAEQPHHRPELDRLSLTGLEVFAHHGVFDFERENGQLFVVDVELWLDTAAAAAGDDLSATVHYGELAVEIAAAVAADPVDLIETLAERVAGVVLAHRPVQRVRVVVHKPDAPITVPFGDVSITIVRERAAVRAESPEAVRAVLAFGSNLGDREATVKAAVAELAATPGIEVLAVSRLYETVAVKPEGIDFDAPGYLNGVGIVSTTLGPTALLDVVNAVEHAHGRVRAERWGDRTLDVDIVSYGSLEIDTPRLTLPHPRAGIRDFVLVPWLEVDPDAVIPGLGRADALLDLIPETTLRPYVGETR; encoded by the coding sequence ATGACAGCCGAGCAGCCGCACCACCGGCCCGAGCTCGACCGCCTGAGCCTCACCGGGCTCGAGGTCTTCGCCCACCACGGCGTGTTCGACTTCGAGCGCGAGAACGGTCAGCTCTTCGTCGTCGACGTCGAGCTCTGGCTCGACACCGCCGCCGCGGCGGCGGGCGACGACCTCTCGGCCACGGTGCACTACGGCGAGCTCGCCGTCGAGATCGCCGCCGCCGTGGCCGCCGACCCGGTCGACCTCATCGAGACCCTCGCCGAGCGCGTCGCCGGCGTCGTGCTCGCCCATCGCCCCGTGCAGCGGGTGCGCGTGGTGGTGCACAAACCGGATGCGCCCATCACCGTGCCCTTCGGCGACGTCTCCATCACGATCGTGCGAGAGCGCGCTGCCGTGCGTGCGGAATCGCCCGAGGCCGTGCGGGCCGTGCTCGCCTTCGGCAGCAACCTGGGCGACCGTGAGGCCACCGTGAAGGCGGCGGTCGCCGAGCTCGCCGCCACGCCCGGCATCGAGGTGCTCGCCGTCTCGCGACTCTACGAGACCGTCGCCGTGAAGCCCGAGGGCATCGACTTCGACGCGCCCGGCTACCTCAACGGCGTGGGCATCGTGAGCACCACCCTCGGGCCCACGGCGCTCCTCGACGTGGTGAACGCCGTCGAGCACGCCCACGGCCGGGTGCGGGCCGAACGCTGGGGCGATCGCACGCTCGACGTCGACATCGTCTCCTACGGCTCGCTCGAGATCGACACCCCGCGGCTCACCCTGCCGCACCCGCGTGCCGGCATCCGCGACTTCGTGCTCGTGCCCTGGCTCGAGGTCGACCCCGATGCGGTCATCCCGGGTCTCGGCCGTGCCGACGCGCTGCTCGACCTCATCCCCGAGACGACCCTCCGGCCGTACGTGGGTGAGACCAGGTGA
- a CDS encoding Rossmann-like and DUF2520 domain-containing protein, producing MRPSERTGRLGVGIVGAGRVGPVLGAALAGAGHMLVGVAAISQESVERAEAILPGVPVLTVPELVERSELVVLAVPSDQLEPLVAGLAETGTWQMGQLVLHTAAQYGTEVFAPARAAGVIPLAVHPAMAFTGTSIDVARLAGTHFAVTAPAPVLPIAQALVVEMGGEPVVVAEGDRAAYAEAVETATTFSTAIVDQAAGLLEGIGVEAPGRMLAPLVRSAVENALLRAGGGAGV from the coding sequence ATGAGGCCGTCGGAACGCACGGGCCGGCTGGGAGTCGGCATCGTGGGCGCGGGGCGCGTGGGGCCCGTGCTCGGGGCGGCGCTCGCCGGGGCCGGGCACATGCTGGTGGGCGTCGCCGCCATCTCGCAGGAGAGCGTGGAGCGCGCCGAGGCGATCCTGCCCGGGGTGCCCGTGCTCACCGTGCCCGAGCTGGTCGAGCGCAGCGAGCTGGTGGTGCTCGCGGTGCCGTCAGACCAGCTCGAGCCGCTCGTCGCCGGGCTCGCCGAGACGGGCACCTGGCAGATGGGGCAGCTCGTGCTGCACACCGCGGCCCAATACGGCACCGAGGTGTTCGCGCCGGCGCGGGCGGCCGGGGTCATTCCGCTGGCCGTGCACCCGGCCATGGCGTTCACGGGAACGAGCATCGACGTCGCGCGGTTGGCGGGCACGCACTTCGCCGTCACGGCGCCCGCCCCCGTGCTGCCGATCGCGCAGGCGCTGGTGGTCGAGATGGGCGGGGAGCCGGTCGTGGTCGCCGAGGGCGACCGGGCCGCCTACGCCGAGGCCGTCGAGACGGCGACCACGTTCTCGACCGCGATCGTCGACCAGGCGGCGGGCCTGCTCGAGGGTATCGGCGTCGAGGCACCGGGGCGGATGCTCGCACCGCTCGTGCGCTCGGCGGTCGAGAACGCGCTGCTGCGCGCCGGCGGGGGCGCGGGGGTCTGA
- the panC gene encoding pantoate--beta-alanine ligase — protein sequence MAEASGAVVTTNDAPVTPRGAPVVATSVAEVRQEIARAVARRGGAAGSEARVALVPTMGALHRGHLALVERAAELAEVVVVSVFVNPLQFNDPADLERYPRDLDADLAALAGVEPGADIVFAPGVDDLYPRGDVATRVTAGRVGTLFEGRSRPGHFDGMLTVVAKLLNVVGPDVVLFGEKDAQQVFLVRRMIADLDMPVELHEVETVRDDDELALSSRNRFLDARERRAAVTLPHVLEAAESASDRGIDAVLAAAQAAAMGENLVDLDYLAVVHPDTFLPVDDDYRGRARVIIAATVGDTRLIDNRAIYLA from the coding sequence GTGGCAGAAGCATCCGGCGCCGTCGTCACCACGAACGACGCGCCCGTCACCCCGCGCGGAGCGCCCGTCGTCGCCACCTCGGTCGCCGAGGTGCGGCAGGAGATCGCCCGGGCGGTTGCGCGACGTGGTGGCGCCGCGGGCTCCGAGGCCCGGGTGGCCCTCGTGCCCACCATGGGCGCCCTGCACCGCGGACACCTCGCGCTCGTCGAGCGCGCGGCCGAGCTCGCCGAGGTGGTGGTGGTGTCGGTCTTCGTGAACCCGCTGCAGTTCAACGACCCCGCCGACCTCGAGCGCTACCCGCGTGACCTCGACGCCGACCTCGCCGCGCTGGCGGGTGTCGAGCCCGGCGCCGACATCGTGTTCGCCCCCGGCGTCGACGACCTCTACCCCCGCGGCGACGTGGCGACCCGGGTCACCGCGGGCCGCGTCGGCACGCTCTTCGAGGGGCGCAGCCGCCCCGGGCACTTCGACGGCATGCTCACCGTGGTGGCCAAGCTGCTCAACGTCGTCGGGCCCGACGTGGTGCTGTTCGGCGAGAAGGATGCTCAGCAGGTGTTCCTGGTGCGGCGCATGATCGCCGACCTCGACATGCCCGTCGAGCTGCACGAGGTCGAGACGGTGCGCGACGACGACGAACTCGCGCTGTCCAGCCGCAACCGCTTCCTCGACGCGCGTGAGCGCCGTGCCGCCGTCACCCTGCCGCACGTGCTCGAGGCCGCCGAGTCGGCCTCCGACCGCGGCATCGACGCCGTGCTCGCCGCCGCCCAGGCCGCCGCCATGGGCGAGAACCTCGTCGACCTCGACTACCTCGCCGTCGTGCACCCCGACACCTTCCTCCCCGTCGACGACGACTACCGCGGCCGCGCCCGCGTCATCATCGCCGCCACCGTCGGCGACACCCGCCTCATCGACAACCGCGCCATCTACCTCGCCTGA
- the folE gene encoding GTP cyclohydrolase I: MSVDRDRIEAAVSEILAALGDDPAREGLQQTPRRVAELYAELFAGVGVDPAEALRSTFDSSPVSSGAAPETDARADERTTADDLDAFGRPAQPVLLRDIAFRSVCEHHLLPFEGVAHVAYVPSGRIAGLGSIVAVVESASSRLQLQERLTDDIADALERALDARGVLVVLDARHGCVTARGPRQTGSTTVTLSARGSLADPSARAEVTALLGATQGLGR, from the coding sequence GTGTCGGTCGACCGTGACAGGATCGAGGCCGCGGTCAGCGAGATCCTCGCTGCCCTCGGCGACGATCCCGCCCGCGAGGGCCTGCAGCAGACCCCGCGGCGCGTCGCCGAGCTCTACGCCGAACTGTTCGCGGGCGTCGGCGTCGACCCGGCAGAGGCGCTGCGTTCCACCTTCGACTCCTCGCCGGTGAGCTCCGGCGCGGCGCCGGAGACGGATGCGCGGGCCGACGAACGAACGACGGCCGACGATCTCGACGCCTTCGGTCGCCCGGCGCAGCCGGTGCTCCTCCGCGACATCGCGTTCCGTTCCGTGTGCGAGCACCACCTGCTGCCGTTCGAGGGCGTCGCCCACGTGGCCTACGTCCCCTCCGGCCGCATCGCCGGGCTCGGCTCGATCGTGGCCGTCGTCGAGTCGGCCTCGTCGCGCCTGCAGCTGCAGGAGCGGCTCACCGACGACATCGCCGACGCCCTCGAGCGCGCTCTCGACGCGCGGGGCGTGCTCGTCGTGCTCGACGCGAGGCACGGCTGCGTCACCGCGCGCGGCCCGCGTCAGACCGGCAGCACCACCGTCACCCTCTCGGCGCGCGGCAGCCTCGCCGACCCGTCGGCGCGGGCCGAGGTGACCGCGCTGCTGGGGGCGACCCAGGGGCTCGGCCGGTGA
- the folP gene encoding dihydropteroate synthase — MGILNVTTDSFSDGCRYLDRDAAVAHAVDMVRRGAHIIDVGGESTRPGATRVAVSEEQRRVLPVIRELVARDITVSVDTMNASTAEAAIAAGAAIVNDVSGGLADPEMDDLVVDSGIRFVVMHWRGASDVMVQHARYGDVVGEVLGELELRAAQLIVKGADPQQLILDPGLGFAKNAEHNWALLGHLPRLTALGLPVLVGASRKRFLGELEPAGEPGEPAGEPGDPGRDPADRDLSSAVVAGLAARDGVWAVRVHDVTLTRTALAVAGAWQNGAAR; from the coding sequence ATGGGCATCCTCAACGTCACCACCGACTCCTTCAGCGACGGCTGCCGCTACCTCGACCGCGACGCCGCGGTCGCCCACGCCGTCGACATGGTGCGGCGCGGCGCACACATCATCGACGTCGGCGGCGAGTCGACCCGCCCCGGTGCGACGCGCGTCGCCGTCTCCGAAGAGCAGCGTCGGGTTCTCCCGGTCATCCGCGAGCTCGTCGCCCGCGACATCACGGTGAGCGTCGACACCATGAACGCCTCCACCGCGGAGGCCGCCATCGCCGCGGGTGCCGCGATCGTGAACGACGTCTCCGGCGGCCTCGCCGACCCCGAGATGGACGACCTCGTCGTCGACTCGGGCATCCGTTTCGTGGTGATGCACTGGCGCGGCGCGAGCGACGTCATGGTGCAGCACGCCCGCTACGGCGACGTGGTGGGCGAGGTGCTCGGCGAGCTCGAGCTGCGGGCCGCCCAGCTCATCGTGAAGGGCGCCGACCCTCAGCAGCTCATCCTCGACCCCGGCCTCGGCTTCGCCAAGAACGCCGAGCACAACTGGGCGCTGCTCGGGCACCTGCCGAGGCTCACCGCCCTCGGCCTCCCGGTGCTCGTCGGGGCGTCGCGCAAACGCTTCCTCGGGGAGCTCGAACCGGCCGGCGAACCCGGCGAACCGGCCGGCGAACCCGGCGACCCCGGCCGCGACCCCGCCGACCGCGACCTCTCGTCGGCGGTCGTCGCCGGCCTGGCCGCCCGCGACGGCGTCTGGGCCGTGCGCGTGCACGACGTCACCCTCACCCGCACGGCCCTCGCCGTGGCCGGAGCCTGGCAGAACGGAGCCGCCCGATGA
- a CDS encoding PH domain-containing protein, which translates to MTEPTAPGDPAAHPRRGAQTELADGEWHRLHPATPLLRGGIILVAILGFALANFRERLIDWVFGAPELPGDPFEVAYQRGQLGWVGLAIVVGLIVGIAGFYLSWRMHTFRVGDEVVEVRSGILFRTHRRARLDRIQGVAISRPVFARLFGAAKLDISVAGQDAKVQLAYLGSAGADELRRAVLLLASGARAEARSQGVAAPAGADAAADAAGSVTPEVPGVDDQMPAGPAVPATGAPVPSFPPAASDAGIVNQRVREFLAPELDPDAAPPESVVRIRPGRLIGSLLLSGFTVALVAVAVFLVVMSVQGRREFFAILIIPGLAAAIGYYFNRFTKSLRYSIAATPDGVRVGFGLLSTSNDTVPPGRIHAIEVSQPLLWRPAGWWMIRINRAGAAGEGSAQTSTTMLPVGTLDDVRKVLGLLLPGLTGETTRELVLSGLVARAGEGFTDSPRRAWPLRPLSWRRTGFAVAPDAVLLRSGFVWRKLVVVPWARVQSIRVSQGPVERMLDLVTVLVHTVSGPVRAAAAAVDRRTGTEAFENWTAAAVAAAASDRSHRWAEGER; encoded by the coding sequence GTGACCGAGCCGACCGCACCCGGCGACCCGGCCGCGCATCCGAGGCGGGGTGCACAGACGGAGCTCGCCGACGGGGAGTGGCACCGTCTCCACCCGGCCACGCCGCTGCTGCGCGGGGGCATCATCCTGGTCGCCATCCTCGGGTTCGCGCTGGCGAACTTCCGGGAGCGCCTCATCGACTGGGTGTTCGGGGCGCCCGAGCTCCCCGGCGACCCGTTCGAGGTCGCCTACCAGCGCGGACAGCTCGGCTGGGTCGGGCTCGCCATCGTGGTCGGGCTCATCGTGGGCATCGCGGGCTTCTACCTCTCCTGGCGCATGCACACCTTCCGCGTCGGCGACGAGGTCGTGGAGGTGCGCAGCGGCATCCTGTTCCGCACGCACCGGCGGGCGCGGCTCGATCGCATCCAGGGCGTGGCCATCAGTCGGCCCGTCTTCGCGCGCCTGTTCGGCGCCGCGAAGCTCGACATCAGTGTCGCGGGTCAAGACGCCAAGGTGCAGCTCGCCTACCTCGGCAGCGCCGGGGCCGACGAGCTGCGCCGGGCCGTGCTGCTGCTGGCGTCGGGCGCGCGCGCCGAGGCGCGGAGCCAGGGTGTGGCGGCGCCGGCGGGGGCGGATGCTGCGGCTGACGCAGCGGGGTCGGTCACGCCCGAGGTCCCCGGTGTCGACGACCAAATGCCCGCCGGGCCGGCCGTGCCCGCGACCGGCGCGCCGGTCCCCTCCTTCCCGCCCGCCGCATCCGACGCCGGCATCGTCAATCAGCGGGTGCGGGAGTTCCTCGCCCCCGAGCTCGACCCCGACGCCGCGCCGCCGGAGTCGGTGGTGCGCATCCGCCCCGGCCGGCTCATCGGCTCGCTCCTGCTCAGCGGCTTCACCGTCGCGCTCGTCGCCGTCGCCGTCTTCCTCGTCGTCATGTCGGTGCAGGGGCGACGCGAGTTCTTCGCCATCCTCATCATCCCCGGCCTCGCGGCCGCCATCGGCTACTACTTCAACCGCTTCACCAAGTCGCTGCGCTACAGCATCGCCGCGACGCCCGACGGGGTGCGCGTGGGCTTCGGGCTGCTCTCGACGAGCAACGACACCGTGCCGCCCGGTCGCATCCACGCCATCGAGGTCAGCCAGCCATTGCTCTGGCGGCCGGCAGGGTGGTGGATGATCCGCATCAACCGCGCGGGCGCCGCCGGCGAGGGCAGCGCTCAGACCTCCACCACCATGCTGCCCGTCGGCACCCTCGACGACGTGCGCAAGGTGCTCGGCCTCCTCCTGCCCGGCCTCACAGGCGAGACCACCCGCGAGCTGGTGCTCTCCGGCCTGGTGGCCCGGGCCGGGGAGGGGTTCACCGACTCGCCCCGCCGGGCCTGGCCGCTGCGGCCGCTCTCCTGGCGCCGCACCGGGTTCGCCGTCGCACCCGATGCCGTGCTGCTGCGCTCGGGCTTCGTGTGGCGCAAACTCGTGGTGGTGCCGTGGGCTCGGGTGCAGAGCATCCGTGTCTCTCAAGGGCCCGTCGAACGGATGCTCGACCTGGTCACCGTACTCGTGCACACCGTGTCGGGGCCGGTGCGGGCCGCGGCGGCCGCCGTCGACCGCCGCACCGGAACCGAGGCTTTCGAGAACTGGACCGCTGCCGCCGTCGCGGCCGCGGCATCCGATCGCAGTCACCGCTGGGCGGAGGGAGAACGATGA
- a CDS encoding DUF3180 domain-containing protein, whose amino-acid sequence MRHTHPLTVVVFVAVGVAAGFVLEVLLASAGQPVLIPPFTIALTLVVVAAIVLALAIPIRRSIKGTSTARINPFRAMRVVVLAKASSLVGGLIAGFGAGVVAFLVTRPVVADVGSLAPGVAVAVSGVVLLVAGLVAERLCTLPPDEPDAEHHHG is encoded by the coding sequence GTGAGGCACACGCATCCGCTGACCGTCGTCGTCTTCGTGGCCGTCGGGGTGGCCGCCGGGTTCGTGCTCGAGGTGTTGCTGGCGTCGGCCGGTCAGCCCGTGCTCATCCCGCCGTTCACCATCGCGCTCACCCTCGTCGTCGTGGCCGCCATCGTGCTGGCGCTCGCCATCCCCATCCGCCGTTCCATCAAGGGCACGTCGACGGCGCGCATCAACCCGTTCCGCGCGATGCGGGTCGTGGTGCTCGCCAAGGCGTCGAGCCTGGTCGGCGGTCTCATTGCCGGGTTCGGCGCGGGGGTCGTGGCCTTCCTCGTCACCCGACCGGTGGTCGCCGACGTGGGTTCGCTCGCGCCGGGGGTCGCCGTCGCCGTCTCGGGGGTGGTGCTGCTCGTCGCCGGGCTCGTCGCGGAGCGCCTGTGCACCCTGCCCCCCGACGAACCGGACGCGGAGCACCACCATGGCTGA
- a CDS encoding PH domain-containing protein has product MAERLTVDGEWRRVSPKYLGVELVSSIIGALVLCGVTVPFIVLGTWFGWPALAVAAVVGVLLVVLAPRRVRSIGYQLRADDLVFRRGIMFHRVVAVPYGRMQLIDINRGPVARALGLAELKFVTAAAATGVSIPGLVDAEATALRDELVALAESRRAGL; this is encoded by the coding sequence ATGGCTGAACGGCTCACCGTCGACGGGGAGTGGCGGCGGGTGAGCCCGAAGTACCTCGGGGTCGAACTCGTCTCGAGCATCATCGGCGCCCTGGTGCTCTGCGGGGTGACGGTGCCGTTCATCGTGCTGGGCACCTGGTTCGGCTGGCCCGCGCTGGCCGTGGCGGCCGTCGTCGGGGTGCTGCTCGTGGTGCTCGCACCCCGCCGGGTGCGGTCGATCGGGTACCAGCTGCGGGCCGACGACCTCGTCTTCCGTCGCGGCATCATGTTCCACCGCGTCGTGGCGGTGCCCTACGGCCGCATGCAGCTCATCGACATCAACCGCGGGCCGGTGGCCAGGGCGCTCGGCCTGGCCGAGCTGAAGTTCGTCACGGCGGCCGCGGCGACCGGCGTGTCGATCCCCGGCCTGGTCGACGCCGAGGCGACGGCGCTGCGCGACGAGCTCGTGGCGCTCGCCGAGTCCCGCCGGGCCGGCCTGTGA
- the hpt gene encoding hypoxanthine phosphoribosyltransferase — MDAGDIEGDLTEILLTEEQIAEKIAGLARQIEADYAGQDVLLVGVLRGAVMVMADLARELNMHIEMDWMAVSSYGSSTQSSGVVRILKDLDTDIAGRKVLIVEDIIDSGLTLSWLLSNLRSRGPESVEICALLRKPEAAKIEIDVKYVGADIPNAFVVGYGLDYAERYRNLTSIGVLAPHVYS; from the coding sequence ATGGACGCCGGCGACATCGAGGGAGACCTCACCGAGATCCTGCTCACCGAGGAGCAGATCGCCGAGAAGATCGCGGGTCTCGCCCGTCAGATCGAGGCCGACTACGCCGGGCAGGACGTGCTGCTCGTGGGCGTGCTCCGCGGCGCCGTCATGGTGATGGCCGACCTCGCCCGCGAGCTGAACATGCACATCGAGATGGACTGGATGGCGGTCTCCTCCTACGGGTCGAGCACCCAGTCGAGCGGTGTGGTGCGCATCCTGAAAGACCTCGACACCGACATCGCCGGCCGCAAGGTGCTCATCGTCGAGGACATCATCGACTCCGGCCTCACCCTGTCGTGGCTGTTGTCGAACCTGCGCTCGCGCGGCCCGGAGTCGGTCGAGATCTGCGCGCTGCTGCGGAAGCCCGAGGCCGCGAAGATCGAGATCGACGTGAAGTACGTCGGAGCCGACATCCCGAACGCCTTCGTCGTGGGCTACGGCCTCGACTACGCCGAGCGCTACCGCAACCTCACCTCGATCGGCGTGCTCGCACCCCACGTCTACTCCTGA
- the ftsH gene encoding ATP-dependent zinc metalloprotease FtsH, whose amino-acid sequence MNAKRILRSPIPYIILGAIALWIGFSLITSGGYRQITTQEGLGLLSSGKVSEATIIDGEQRVDMTLTNPDDEFGQKVQFYYVAPRGDEVVTAVTDAKPADGFDDQVPQTNWLLSALGLFLPILLIAAFFWFMLSGMQGGGNRVMQFGKSKAKLVTKETPKVTFDDVAGAEEALEELEEIKDFLKEPAKFLAVGARIPKGVLLYGPPGTGKTLLARAVAGEAGVPFYSISGSDFVEMFVGVGASRVRDLFTQAKENSPAIIFIDEIDAVGRHRGAGMGGGHDEREQTLNQLLVEMDGFDVKTNVILIAATNRPDILDPALLRPGRFDRQIGVDAPDLGGRRKILEVHGKGKPLAAGVDLDVVARKTPGFTGADLANVLNEAALLTARSNAQLIDNRALDEAIDRVIAGPQRRTRVMRDQEKLVTAYHEGGHALVAAAMNHTDPVTKVTILPRGRALGYTMVLPLEDRYSVSRNELLDQLAYAMGGRVAEEVVFHDPTTGASNDIEKATGTARKMVTEYGMTASLGAVKLGSASGEMFLGRNMGHERDYSENLAQQVDAEVRGLIEAAHDEAWQVLNENRDILDKLAAALLEKETLDHDQLAEIFAGVKKLAPRPQWLSSDKRPVSSLPPVEFPSKAPIDGAAVDGSVGSDPEPQPETKPKRSPGFNPRPATA is encoded by the coding sequence ATGAACGCGAAACGCATCCTTCGATCTCCCATTCCGTACATCATCCTGGGTGCGATCGCTCTGTGGATCGGTTTCAGCCTGATCACGAGCGGGGGCTACCGCCAGATCACGACGCAGGAGGGCCTCGGCCTCCTCTCGAGCGGCAAGGTCTCCGAGGCCACCATCATCGACGGTGAGCAGCGGGTCGACATGACCCTCACCAACCCCGACGACGAGTTCGGCCAGAAGGTGCAGTTCTACTACGTCGCCCCGCGCGGCGACGAGGTCGTGACCGCGGTGACGGATGCGAAGCCCGCCGACGGCTTCGACGACCAGGTTCCGCAGACCAACTGGCTGCTCTCGGCGCTCGGCCTCTTCCTCCCGATCCTGCTCATCGCCGCTTTCTTCTGGTTCATGCTCTCGGGCATGCAGGGCGGCGGCAACCGCGTCATGCAGTTCGGCAAGTCGAAGGCGAAGCTCGTCACGAAGGAGACCCCGAAGGTCACCTTCGACGACGTCGCCGGGGCCGAGGAGGCGCTCGAGGAGCTCGAGGAGATCAAGGACTTCCTGAAGGAGCCCGCCAAGTTCCTGGCCGTGGGGGCGCGCATCCCGAAGGGCGTGCTGCTGTACGGCCCTCCCGGTACCGGCAAGACCCTGCTCGCGCGCGCCGTCGCGGGTGAGGCGGGCGTGCCGTTCTACTCCATCTCGGGTTCCGACTTCGTCGAGATGTTCGTGGGTGTCGGCGCGAGCCGTGTGCGCGACCTGTTCACACAGGCCAAGGAGAACTCGCCCGCCATCATCTTCATCGACGAGATCGACGCCGTCGGCCGTCACCGCGGGGCCGGCATGGGTGGCGGCCACGACGAGCGCGAGCAGACCCTCAACCAGCTGCTGGTCGAGATGGACGGCTTCGACGTGAAGACGAACGTCATCCTCATCGCGGCCACCAACCGCCCCGACATCCTCGACCCCGCGCTGCTTCGCCCCGGCCGTTTCGACCGGCAGATCGGCGTCGACGCACCCGACCTCGGCGGTCGCCGCAAGATCCTCGAGGTGCACGGCAAGGGCAAGCCGCTCGCCGCCGGCGTCGACCTCGACGTGGTGGCGCGCAAGACCCCGGGCTTCACGGGTGCCGACCTGGCAAACGTGCTCAACGAGGCGGCGCTCCTCACGGCGCGCAGCAACGCCCAGCTCATCGACAACCGCGCCCTCGACGAGGCGATCGACCGCGTCATCGCCGGCCCGCAGCGGCGCACCCGCGTCATGCGCGACCAGGAGAAGCTGGTGACGGCCTACCACGAGGGCGGGCACGCGCTGGTGGCGGCGGCGATGAACCACACCGACCCCGTCACGAAGGTCACCATCCTTCCGCGCGGCCGCGCGCTCGGCTACACGATGGTGCTGCCCCTCGAAGACCGCTACTCGGTCAGCCGCAACGAACTGCTCGACCAGCTCGCCTACGCCATGGGCGGCCGGGTCGCCGAGGAGGTCGTGTTCCACGACCCCACCACCGGCGCCTCGAACGACATCGAGAAGGCCACCGGCACCGCCCGCAAGATGGTGACCGAGTACGGCATGACGGCCTCGCTCGGCGCGGTGAAGCTCGGCAGCGCCTCGGGCGAGATGTTCCTCGGCCGCAACATGGGTCATGAGCGCGACTACTCCGAGAACCTCGCGCAGCAGGTCGACGCCGAGGTGCGCGGCCTCATCGAGGCCGCTCACGACGAGGCCTGGCAGGTGCTCAACGAGAACCGCGACATCCTCGACAAGCTGGCCGCCGCCCTGCTCGAGAAGGAGACGCTCGACCACGACCAGCTGGCCGAGATCTTCGCCGGCGTGAAGAAGCTCGCGCCGCGCCCGCAGTGGCTCTCGAGCGACAAGCGCCCCGTGTCGAGCCTGCCTCCGGTGGAGTTCCCGTCGAAGGCGCCGATCGACGGTGCGGCCGTCGACGGCAGCGTGGGATCCGACCCGGAGCCGCAGCCCGAGACGAAGCCCAAGCGCAGCCCGGGCTTCAACCCGCGCCCCGCCACCGCCTGA